One window of Paralichthys olivaceus isolate ysfri-2021 chromosome 20, ASM2471397v2, whole genome shotgun sequence genomic DNA carries:
- the sync gene encoding vimentin yields MEDMDDSISSTGFEPLFIKEEAGEPDRTLVVQRERSTPQSELTFTETQLNQTALIKPYLQEMDDLLKSCEDLTGIPFGSRFSESYTETSLSESTHSQSKEEVTMESYRETSVSPHAYLSTSYMDTHMDGAGADEQPAQEQLQGMGTTISKQEVSPQPEMPVTLAGSKLSNAMVQYEGHLLGMLSMLESCMEEAGMDFEPQDWETDASQEYVHISKNPNLNRGTTLVPIQQTMPVKLETQSTQLESLAVKHTGGDSMSEDSSNGMTVGSTTNGSQQNHLLCCDNMQRLEGSGVMDQGFLDPHLSFLRSSDLSDCNENYPMDCEGTKTQCMSQESTERQVDISETEIDDTEMPAEERQELKTDTVFLKTGMFELGELGSHMEECIQEVQRLEERRKQLLAEVLELRGNKNREEEAEGRNDEEEGTEEQIDSKVAVLMDILKSEEEGRREERKKEIQSLREERAEEERRMWKVNLERQELQEELRKLKMRLFAMVRDCTHSQASLNNQRREVELLKREEEKLQVLVLQLTEESCHLRSGHQQQLLHLQTQIQAQTSSQNSNTQQELTECRRQSCGDIQQYLQGGLRALEHRYEPILLALLKRREATAGALVKAKEQGQELRAQLRPLRDEIQKLKLQRSCLEEKLKLIHIHRREDAGRYKETVCCLEESSWELKTELKIQKKKTKDIEELRDRLTKQLLLYRAAIEDHNECDHEQET; encoded by the exons ATGGAGGATATGGACGACAGCATTTCATCCACTGGGTTCGAGCCTCTCTTCATCAAAGAAGAGGCTGGGGAGCCAGACAGAACCCTCGTAGTTCAAAGAGAGCGCAGCACGCCACAATCTGAACTCaccttcacagaaacacaactgaatcAAACTGCTTTAATCAAGCCATACCTACAAGAGATGGACGACTTACTAAAGAGCTGCGAGGACCTTACAGGAATCCCTTTCGGCTCGCgcttctcagaaagttacacaGAAACAAGCCTGAGCGAATCAACTCACAGCCAGAGCAAAGAGGAGGTTACAATGGAGAGCTACAGAGAGACAAGTGTATCTCCTCATGCCTATCTTTCCACAAGctacatggacacacacatggatggGGCTGGAGCAGATGAGCAGCCAGCGCAAGAGCAGTTGCAAGGCATGGGCACCACCATCAGCAAGCAAGAAGTGTCTCCGCAGCCAGAAATGCCTGTAACCTTAGCGGGCAGCAAACTGAGCAACGCTATGGTGCAGTATGAGGGCCACCTGCTGGGAATGTTGTCCATGCTGGAAAGCTGTATGGAGGAGGCCGGAATGGACTTTGAGCCACAAGACTGGGAGACAGATGCAAGTCAAGAATATGTGCACATCAGTAAGAATCCTAATCTTAATAGAGGGACAACACTGGTGCCCATTCAGCAGACGATGCCAGTGAAGCTGGAGACCCAGTCGACGCAGTTAGAGTCCTTGGCTGttaaacacacaggaggagattcAATGTCCGAGGACAGTAGTAATGGAATGACAGTGGGTTCAACAACCAATGGAAGCCAGCAGAATCACTTACTTTGCTGTGACAACATGCAAAGGCTGGAAGGGTCAGGAGTAATGGATCAGGGGTTTCTTGATCCACACCTCAGTTTTTTAAGGTCATCAGACCTATCAGATTGTAACGAAAATTATCCAATGGACTGTGAAGGGACAAAGACACAATGCATGTCTCAGGAAAGCACAGAAAGACAGGTAGACATATCTGAGACTGAAATCGATGACACTGAAATGCCAGCTGAAGAGAGACAAGAGCTCAAAACGGACACTGTTTTTCTGAAAACTGGTATGTTTGAATTAGGGGAGTTGGGGTCTCATATGGAGGAGTGCATACAGGAAGTACAGCGcttagaggagaggagaaagcaGCTGTTGGCGGAGGTGCTGGAGTTGAGagggaataaaaacagagaggaagaggcagaggggAGAAATGATGAGGAAGAAGGGACAGAAGAGCAAATAGACAGCAAAGTGGCAGTGCTGATGGATATACTGAAGAGTGaggaagagggaaggagagaggaaagaaagaaagagatacaGAGCctcagggaggagagagcagaagaggagaggaggatgtggaAGGTCAACCTGGAgagacaggagctgcaggaggagctcaGGAAGCTGAAAATGCGGCTCTTCGCCATGGTCAGGGACTGTACCCACAGTCAGGCTTCTCTGAACAACCAGCGCCGTGAGGTGGAGCTGCTAAAGAGAGAGGAG gagaagctgcaggtgcTGGTGCTCCAGCTGACAGAGGAAAGCTGCCACCTCAGGTCGGGCCATCAACAGCAGCTCTTGCATCTCCAAACACAGATTCAAGCCCAGACCTCCAGTCAGAACTCCAACACCCAGCAGGAGCTGACCGAGTGCAGGAGGCAGTCCTGTGGGGACATCCAGCAGTATCTGCAGGGTGGACTAAGAGCCCTGGAGCACAG GTATGAACCCATTTTGCTGGCATtgctgaagaggagagaggccACAGCTGGAGCGCTGGTGAAGGCCAAAGAGCAGGGCCAGGAACTGAGGGCGCAGCTGAGACCCCTGAGGGATGAGATCCAAAAGTTGAAGCTCCAGAGGTCTTGTTTGGAGGAGAAACTTAAACTAATCCACATACATCGCAGAGAGGATGCAGGCCGGTACAAG GAGACAGTGTGCTGTCTGGAGGAGAGCAGCTGGGAACTGAAGACTGAGTTAAAgattcagaagaagaaaaccaaaGACATAGAGGAGTTGAGAGACAGACTCACAAAACAACTGCTGCTTTACAG gGCTGCCATTGAGGACCATAATGAGTGTGACCATGAACAGGAAAcatga
- the rbbp4 gene encoding histone-binding protein RBBP4 has translation MADKEAGAYDDAVEERVINEEYKIWKKNTPFLYDLVMTHALEWPSLTAQWLPDVSRPEGKDYSVHRLVLGTHTSDEQNHLVIASVQLPNDDAQFDASQYDSEKGEFGGFGSVSGKIEIEIKINHEGEVNRARYMPQNPCIIATKTPTSDVLVFDYTKHPSKPDPSGECRPDLRLRGHQKEGYGLSWNSNLSGCLLSASDDHTICMWDISAVPKEGKIVDAKTIFTGHTAVVEDVSWHLLHESLFGSVADDQKLMIWDTRSNNTSKPSHAVDAHIAEVNCLSFNPYSEFILATGSADKTVALWDLRNLKLKLHSFESHKDEIFQVQWSPHNETILASSGTDRRLNVWDLSKIGEEQSPEDAEDGPPELLFIHGGHTAKISDFSWNPNEPWVICSVSEDNIMQVWQMAENIYNDEDPEGATEPEATA, from the exons ATGGCGGACAAGGAAG ctggtgcaTATGATGATGCAGTGGAGGAGAGGGTGATCAACGAAGAGTACAAGATCTGGAAGAAGAACACCCCCTTCCTCTATGACCTGGTTATGACCCACGCTTTGGAGTGGCCCAGCCTCACTGCTCAGTGGCTGCCTGATGTCTCCAG GCCGGAGGGGAAGGATTACAGTGTGCACCGACTGGTGCTGGGCACCCACACATCCGATGAGCAGAATCACCTGGTCATTGCCAGTGTCCAGCTGCCCAACGATGATGCCCAGTTCGACGCCTCACAGTATGATAGTGAAAAAGGAG AGTTTGGAGGTTTCGGCTCAGTGAGTGGCAAGATCGAGATAGAAATCAAGATCAATCACGAAGGAGAGGTGAATCGTGCCCGTTATATGCCACAGAATCCCTGCATCATCGCCACTAAGACCCCCACCTCAGATGTGCTTGTGTTTGACTACACCAAGCATCCCTCCAAGCCAG ATCCCTCTGGAGAGTGTCGCCCTGATCTGCGTCTGAGAGGTCATCAGAAAGAGGGCTATGGTCTCTCCTGGAATTCAAATCTGTCTGGCTGTCTACTTAGTGCATCAGATGATCAT ACGATCTGTATGTGGGACATCAGTGCTGTTCCAAAGGAGGGGAAGATAGTCGATGCGAAGACGATATTCACCGGTCACACAGCTGTGGTGGAAGATGTCTCTTGGCACTTGCTTCATGAGTCCCTCTTTGGATCTGTAGCAGATGACCAGAAGCTCATGAT TTGGGACACACGTTCAAACAACACCTCCAAACCCAGCCATGCTGTCGATGCCCACATCGCAGAGGTCAACTGTTTGTCATTTAACCCTTACAGCGAGTTCATCCTTGccactggttctgcagacaaG ACTGTGGCTCTTTGGGACCTGAGAAACCTCAAATTGAAGCTGCATTCCTTTGAGTCACACAAGGATGAGATCTTCCAG GTTCAGTGGTCACCTCATAATGAGACCATATTGGCATCCAGTGGAACAGACCGTCGACTCAATGTCTGGGATCTCAG tAAAATCGGAGAGGAGCAGTCCCCAGAAGATGCAGAAGATGGCCCACCTGAGCTACTG TTCATCCACGGAGGCCACACAGCCAAGATTTCTGACTTCTCCTGGAACCCCAATGAGCCCTGGGtcatctgctctgtgtctgAAGACAACATTATGCAAGTTTGGCAAATG GCTGAGAACATCTACAACGATGAAGATCCTGAAGGGGCAACAGAACCTGAAGCCACAGCCTAA